CTCCCCGTGGCGTACCTGTTCGTCACGTGCGCCCCGTCGGAGGCGGACGTGAACGTCCACCCCGCCAAGACCGAAGTCCGTTTCCGGTACCCTCGCGACCTGAACGAGCTGGTCCGGCACGCGATCGGGAAGGCGCTGGGGGATTCTCCGGCCGGCCCGTCCTTCCGCGCTCCAACGTGGACGGACATCTCCCCGGATATCGTCACCGGCGGTCGCGCTCCGTTTCGCACCGCTCCGTCGGAACCCGGATCCGGGGCGCCGGCACCGTTGCCGTTCGCGTCCCGAGAGCCGGCCGCGTCCGGGGTGGGGTTCTTCTCCTCCCTTGCCCCCGTGGGGCAGCTCCTCGGGACGTTCCTCGTGTGCGAAGGGGCGGGGGAGATGGTGCTGATCGACCAGCACGCCGCCGACGAGCGGATCGTCTTCTCGCGCCTGAAGGACCGGTACCTGGGCCGGAGCGCCCCGACCCAGCGGTGGCTTCACCCAGAGGAGGTCGAGCTCCCCGGGGTCCTGGCCGACGAGCGGTCCGCGGTGGAACGGTTCCTGACCCGCACGGGGTTCACGTTCGAGTCCCGCGGGGTCGGGCGGATCCTGCTCACCGGCGGACCGGCCGCCCTGTCCGGCTTCGACGCCAGGCGCTGGTGGGACGATTTCCTCGAGGCGATCCGCGTGCAGGAGACGGTCCCGAAAGACATCCTCGACGCGGACCGGGAGCTGTGGCGGATGGCGTGCCACTCCTCCGTCCGCGGGGGCGACCGCGTCACACCGGACCGCGCCCGCCTCCTGCTGGCCGAACTCGACGACGCGGTGGCCGCCCACAGCTGCCCGCACGGGCGTCCCGTATGGTTTCGCCTGACCCGCGCCCAGCTCGACGCGATGTTCCGCCGCTCGGGATGATGTCCCCGAAGATCGTCGTACTTACGGGCCCGACCGCCTCGGGGAAGTCCGCCCTCGCCCTGTCCCTCGCGAGAAACCTCCCCCTCGAGGTCGTGAACGCCGACTCCATGCAGGTGTACCGCCACATGGACATCGGCACGGCCAAACCGTCCGAATCCGAACGGGCCTGGATCCCCCACCACCTGAT
Above is a genomic segment from Deltaproteobacteria bacterium containing:
- the mutL gene encoding DNA mismatch repair endonuclease MutL produces the protein MASRIRPLPDDVVNRIAAGEVVERPASVLKELLENAVDSGAGAVDAQVSGPFPFTLRVTDDGCGMTREEAELSVLRHTTSKIASADDLDRIGSFGFRGEALPSIVSVARIDLVSRPSGQESATELVAEGGVVRSVREAGAPRGTTVTVSSLFGNVPARKKFLKSERTELDHLRDVFHGVAIPGEGISFRFADPRGEFAYESRESAVDRARRHAGDDGRYLVPIDQSSAFFRVFGWAGLPQIARAGASGMWFFVNGRRFRDRGLHAAVREAYRGILPPDRLPVAYLFVTCAPSEADVNVHPAKTEVRFRYPRDLNELVRHAIGKALGDSPAGPSFRAPTWTDISPDIVTGGRAPFRTAPSEPGSGAPAPLPFASREPAASGVGFFSSLAPVGQLLGTFLVCEGAGEMVLIDQHAADERIVFSRLKDRYLGRSAPTQRWLHPEEVELPGVLADERSAVERFLTRTGFTFESRGVGRILLTGGPAALSGFDARRWWDDFLEAIRVQETVPKDILDADRELWRMACHSSVRGGDRVTPDRARLLLAELDDAVAAHSCPHGRPVWFRLTRAQLDAMFRRSG